A single region of the Rhizobium grahamii genome encodes:
- a CDS encoding aldehyde dehydrogenase family protein: MSLSIKALEPTSAGARAFLARPQKQLLIEGSWVDAAEGKRFSTYDPANGRFLAEIAEASAVDVDAAVLAARRAFESDAWRGLTPSARGKLLWRIADLIDSHADELAELETLDQGKSFKTGRLGEIPASAEQFRYFAGFATKILGTTIPTSIAYQPAGKRVFAYTTREPIGVVAAITPWNSPMLMAAMKLAPALAAGCTVVLKPAEETSLTALRLGELMIEAGLPDGVVNIVTGFGECVGAALTTHPDVDKVAFTGSTEVGKLIVGAARGNLKKLTLELGGKSPAIVMPDADMALTVPGIARGIFANAGQVCVAGSRVYAHRSVYEQLVDGLTREASKLTLGHGLDPQTDLGPLVNRKQADRVAGYITGGVGEGAEIAAGGRQVGDEATFFEPTVVTGVTQNMRMMQEEIFGPVVAVTPFDDVDAAITYANDSPYGLAGSVWTSDLSAAHRLSARIRSGTVWINCHSYFSPELPKGGHKQSGWGYENGAPGLENYLESKTVCAVI, from the coding sequence ATGTCCCTTTCGATCAAGGCGTTGGAGCCCACCAGTGCCGGTGCGCGTGCCTTTCTCGCTCGCCCTCAGAAGCAGCTTCTTATCGAGGGCTCATGGGTCGATGCGGCAGAGGGGAAGCGCTTCTCCACCTATGACCCGGCCAATGGACGCTTTCTCGCTGAGATCGCGGAAGCAAGCGCCGTGGATGTCGATGCTGCGGTTCTTGCCGCGCGCCGTGCCTTTGAATCCGACGCTTGGCGCGGGCTCACACCATCGGCGCGCGGAAAGTTGCTGTGGCGAATTGCAGACCTTATAGACAGCCATGCCGACGAACTCGCGGAGCTGGAGACGCTGGATCAAGGCAAGTCCTTCAAGACTGGACGTCTGGGTGAAATCCCTGCCTCGGCCGAGCAGTTCCGCTATTTCGCCGGCTTCGCCACGAAGATTCTCGGAACGACCATACCGACATCGATTGCCTATCAACCCGCCGGCAAGCGTGTTTTTGCCTACACCACCCGCGAGCCGATCGGTGTCGTCGCGGCGATAACGCCGTGGAATTCGCCGATGCTGATGGCCGCCATGAAGCTCGCGCCGGCGCTCGCGGCAGGTTGCACGGTAGTCCTGAAACCAGCGGAAGAGACTTCGCTGACGGCCTTGCGCCTCGGTGAACTCATGATCGAGGCAGGCCTGCCTGACGGCGTCGTCAACATTGTCACTGGCTTCGGCGAATGCGTTGGTGCCGCCCTGACTACCCATCCTGATGTGGACAAGGTCGCTTTCACCGGCTCCACTGAGGTCGGCAAGCTGATTGTCGGCGCGGCGCGCGGGAATCTGAAGAAGCTGACCCTCGAACTCGGCGGCAAATCACCGGCGATCGTCATGCCGGATGCCGATATGGCGCTAACGGTTCCAGGCATTGCCCGAGGCATATTTGCGAATGCCGGACAGGTCTGCGTCGCCGGATCGCGGGTCTACGCGCATCGGTCGGTCTATGAACAATTGGTAGACGGTCTGACGAGGGAGGCATCAAAGCTGACGCTTGGCCACGGTCTCGACCCGCAGACCGACCTCGGCCCGCTGGTCAACCGCAAACAAGCCGATCGCGTCGCAGGCTACATTACTGGCGGTGTCGGGGAAGGCGCCGAAATCGCGGCGGGGGGCAGGCAAGTCGGAGACGAGGCGACGTTCTTTGAACCCACGGTCGTTACCGGCGTCACGCAGAACATGCGCATGATGCAGGAGGAGATATTCGGCCCGGTGGTTGCCGTGACGCCATTCGACGACGTCGACGCGGCGATCACCTACGCGAACGACTCTCCCTACGGTCTTGCCGGCAGCGTGTGGACATCAGACCTCAGCGCCGCCCATCGGCTCTCGGCCCGGATCCGCTCCGGCACGGTATGGATCAACTGCCATTCGTACTTCTCGCCTGAGTTGCCTAAGGGAGGCCACAAGCAATCGGGCTGGGGATACGAAAACGGTGCGCCGGGCCTTGAGAACTATCTCGAGAGCAAGACTGTCTGTGCGGTGATCTGA
- a CDS encoding (2Fe-2S)-binding protein, protein MSATTSLPLRFRLNGETVLLNAEPDRRLSDILREDLGLTASKNGCGIGRCGACMVLMNRQAVNGCLVMAWQLQDAEIISPEGLDDLDIARTVKAGLVQENAFQCGYCAPGFTISLVSLLGERPDATEADVLTALEGNVCRCTGYHSIIRGALNAIDQIRASQASSGED, encoded by the coding sequence ATGAGCGCGACGACCTCTCTACCGCTGCGGTTCCGGCTGAACGGGGAAACGGTATTGCTTAACGCAGAGCCGGACAGGCGGCTGTCCGACATTTTGAGGGAAGATCTCGGGCTCACTGCAAGCAAGAACGGTTGCGGCATCGGCCGCTGCGGGGCCTGCATGGTCCTGATGAACCGACAGGCGGTCAACGGATGCCTCGTCATGGCGTGGCAGCTGCAGGATGCGGAGATCATCAGTCCGGAGGGTCTCGACGATCTCGACATCGCGCGCACGGTCAAGGCCGGTTTGGTTCAGGAAAACGCATTTCAGTGCGGCTATTGCGCCCCTGGCTTCACAATTTCTCTCGTGTCGCTTCTCGGCGAAAGGCCTGATGCGACGGAAGCGGATGTGCTGACGGCGCTCGAAGGCAATGTCTGCCGCTGTACGGGCTACCATTCGATTATTCGCGGCGCCCTCAATGCCATCGACCAAATTCGTGCCTCACAGGCATCATCCGGAGAAGACTGA